GACAACGGCCCCTTCAGGAAGGCAGAGGGCGGCATCTTCAACGAAGACGCTGTCGGGGTAATCTTCCAATGCGTCAAGCAGCGTGACCTCTGCACCTGTAGAGCGCAGGGCGGCGACATAGTCGGCATGATGCTGAGCAAAGAGCGCAAGATCGGGTGTGCCTGTATCCACAGCGCGCAGGCCTTTGATGATGCTTTGCGACGGTTGGCGTGAGATCGCATGTGAAAAGGTATATGAGCGTGACATGAGGCGCCTTTAACTGCGGGATTGTTTTGGTATGCGGTTTTCCAGATAGCGGAACCCGAGGACAAGAATGCCTGTGAGGCAGAGATAGATTGCTGCAACAAAGAGCAATGGCTCATATATTTTGTATGTTTCCTGCCGCACGATAGACCCGATGCCATAGACCTCAAAGACTGTGATGGTCGCTGCAAGCGGTGTGGCTTTGAGCGTGAGGATAAATTCGCCCGTGAGGGTCGGGAATGTGTTTTGTAAGGCGCGAGGCAGCCAGACGCGGCGGAGCACTTGGAAGGGGCTCATGCCGATGGCTCGCGCGGCCTCAAGTTCGCCTTTGGGGACACCACGGAAGGCTCCGCGCATGATCTCGCCCTCATAGCCTGCTACGGACAAGGAAAACGCCAGAACCGCGTAGGGGAAGGCATCGCGCAACACAGGCCAGAGGAAGCTCTCGCGGATACCGGGTATCGAGGGAAAGAGCGAGCCGACGCCGTAGTAAATCAGCCAGAGCTGAATGAGCAGAGGCGTGCCGCGGATCACTGTTGTGAAGGCACGCGCAAGCCAAGCGAGCGGTCGTGGGCCTGTGACCTGCACAAGGCCAATTGGGATCGCCAGAGACATGCCGATCAGGATCGACCAGAACAAGAGCTGCAGGGTAAGCCAGAGGCCTTCTGCGAAGCGCGGGAGATACTCGGGGAGCCATGACCAATCCATATGCTTAACTCTGACTTGGCTGACCGCGGCGGAAGTGCCGCTCGATCAGAGCAAAGACGCCCGTGGAGGCGAGAGAGAGCGCGAGGTAGAGTACGGCTGCGGCCATATAAAACATGAAGTAAGACTTTGTTGCGCCTGCGGCCTGCTTGGTTTCAAGCGCAAGCTCAGAAAAGCCGACGACCGCAAGCAGAGCGGTTTCTTTGGTGGCGATGAGCCAGAGATTGGCAAGACCCGGCAGGGCGAAAGGGATCATGGCTGGCAATATGATACGCCAGTGTGACTTGAAGGCTGACATCCCGATCGCGCGCGCGGCTTCGATTTGCCCAAAGGGCACAGCGAGAAATGCGCCGCGCAGAACTTCTGTAGAGTAAGCGCCTTGAACAAAACCAATAACATAGATGCCGGCCCAAAGGCCTGAAATATCCATGCGCTCAAACCCCATTGAGGTGAGCGCCATATTAAGCAGGTCTGTGCCGAGGTAATAGAGAAGGAGGATCAGAACGAGTTCGGGCACGGCCCGAATAACAGTCGTGTAGACTGTGAGTGCGCCGCGCAAGACGGGACCACCGTAGATTTTTCCGAAGGCTCCGAAGAGGCCAAGGGCTAGCCCAAGAGCATAAGCGCCAAGCGCAATCTGGAACGTGCTCCAAAGCCCGCGCAGCAAGTTGCCGCCCCATCCGGGGGGCGAAAGGGCCAAGAGTTCGAGCGCGTTTTCCATGAAGTCCGATCAGATAAAAAAGTGCGCGGCAGAAGACACCGCCGCGCACACAGGGCGTTTAGCCGCCGTAAATGTCAAAGTCGAAGAACTTTTTGCCGATGGCGTCATATGTGCCATCTTCGCGGATCTGTTTGATCGCTGCGTTAAACTTCGCGGCCAGTCCTGTGTCTTCTTTGCGCATGCCAACACCGACGCCAGGTCCGAAGACTTCTTCGTCGTTGAGTTCTGCTTTCACTTCCATGTCTGGAGCGCTTGCAAGGTAATCTGCGAAGGCAATTGAGTCGCCAACAACGGCGTCAACACGGCCTGCTGTCAGGTCTTGGTTGTGCTCATCAAACGTGCTGTAGGTTTTGATTTCTGTGCCATCAAAGTGCTTTTCGGCATAGTTTTGGTGAATTGTCGAAACTTGCACGCCTACGATTTTGCCCGCAAGGCTATCTGGGCCGATGTCCATGGACTTTGGCGCCACCAGAACGGCGGGTGTGTTGTAATATTTATCGGAGAAGTTGATTGTCTCCATACGCTCGGCTGTGATTGACATTGACGCAACGATCGCGTCGATTTTGCCTGCGAGAAGAGCCGGGATGATGCCGTCCCATGCTACGTCAACGACGACGCATTCTTCTTCCATCGCTGCACAAAGAGCGTTTTTGAGATGGACTTCAAAACCTTCCCATTCGCCTGCAGCGTTCTTTGCTGTGAAGGGTGGGTAGGCTTCGGCGGCGAAACCGATTTTGATTTCGGCTGTGGCTGCTGTTGCCGTGAGGGCCAGAGCGGCAACTGTGCCAAGGATTGATTTAAGTTTCATTTTAGTCTCCCGTTTTTTTGTTGGTTAGTGAGTTGTTTGAATGAACGAGGCAAAACGTTCACTGCTGGGGTTCGTGAAGATGGTTTCTGGCGCGCCGCGTTCTTCGACGCGGCCTTCGTGCAGATAAACCACCTCTGACGATACATCGCGCGCAAATCGCATTTCATGCGTCACGAGGATCATGGTGCGGCCTTCTTCGGCAAGACCACGAATAACTTTGAGCACTTCGCCGACAAGCTCAGGATCAAGCGCCGATGTCGGCTCGTCAAAGAGCATAACTTTGGGCTCCATCGCCACGGCGCGCGCGATGGCGGCGCGCTGTTGTTGGCCTCCAGACAGAAACGCTGGATATTGCTCGCGTTTGTCATAAAGCCCGACGCGCTCAAGAATACCTTCAGCGCGCTCGCGGGCCTCGGCTTTGGGCACTCCAAGTACCTGCACTTGACCTTCCATGACGTTTTGCAACACGGTCATATGCTGCCAAAGATTGAAGCTTTGAAAGACCATGCCAAGTTGAGAGCGCAGCCGCGCGACTTGTTTCTTGTCCGATGGCACGCGGTCTTTTCCGCTGCCTTTGAATTTTACGTCTTCGCCCGAGAGGCGGATCGTGCCCGCGGTGGGAAGTTCCAGAAGGTTTATGCAGCGCAAAAATGTGCTTTTGCCCGACCCAGAGGAGCCAACAATTGAGACGACATCGCCTTCACGCGCGGTCATGGACACACCTTTGAGGACCTCTAGGTCTCCAAATGATTTGTGCAAGTCTTCTACTTCTAGCGTGGCAGCCGTGGTGTTTTTGTTTGATTTATCGGTCATGCGCTTTTTATTGATCTCCCCGTACGGCCCCGCGATAGACAGAGAATCTCTTGGCCGCAACGATCCGAGCTTAGTTTCTTGGGGTCAATTGGCAATCTTTTTCTTAATTTCAGCTGGTTGCCCTTTGGGAACCGCCTAGAAACTGCGGGGCGCGAGGCCAGCTTCAAACCAGCTCACTAAGCTGTAAATTGAATAGACGGGGAGCCCCGTTGCTTCCGCAACAGCGGCGGCATAGGGCGGCATGTTGGTACATTCGAGCACAAGTGCGCCTACGTGAGGGTGCGCGGCGCAAAGCTGTTTTGCGGCGGCGGTGATTTCGGCTTTTGAGGCGTCAACGTCAAGCTCAGGCTTGTTGCCAAGGATAGCAGTGCTAAATGCACCGTCGTCTGTGCCGATGATCGGGGTGTCGAGGGGTGCGCCCGCAGCTTTTAGGTGGGCGGCTGTCAGGCTTTCGGCTGAAATGGTGAGTACTGCGGCACACTTGCCTGAGGGCAAAAGAGCGTTGATGGTTGGAATTTGCATGAGCGAGGATGTTGCGACAGGGACGCCTAGCGCGGACTTGAGATCGTCTTGCAGGAGCGACAGGAACCCACAGGTTGTTGTGATTCCTGTGCAGCCGTTGGCAATGAGCTTTTGGCCTGCTTCAATGAAGGCGTTGAGCATTTGGGTTGGGTCGCCTTTGACAATCGCGTCAGGGGTTGCGCCTTTGACCACCTCGTAGCGCACGTGAAAGGGCCAGCTTTCCGGATTGCCGATGTCGCCCAAGATGCGTGGAAACGCTGTGTCGAGCAGTAGGATTCCGAGGCGCGGTTTTATCTGCTGTTCTGGCTGTGTCATTTGGCCCTCATTTTGGGTTCTGGCCGTTCTGGGCGCTGGATAACTTTGCTTAGCTGGGCGTTTGGTAGGGCTCAAGCTCCTTGAGAAGCAGCTCAAGGAAATCCTTTGCCGTTTGGGACAGCGGGCGCGTCGCCGAAGTGATGACGGCCATATCCATGTTGATGGCTGGTTCAAAGGCGCGTGAGACAAAACGGGGATCGAAGTCGTGCTCAAGCACGAAGGGGTCAAGCAAAGACACGCCCATACCTTCTTTTACAAAACTCAGCAGATTCTTGAAAAGATGTGAGTGCACGCGTGTGCGCATTGGAATGCCGGCATCGGCGAAAGCCTCGCGTAGGCGGCGGTGCGTCATGTGATCAGGCCCCATGGCTATAATGGGCGTATCGCCGAGCAATTCGGGTGTCAAAACATCATACTGCGCGAGCGGATCGTCGCGATGAATTGCGAGGCGAGTTTGGACATGAAGCGGATAGACCGTGAGTGTGTCATAGAGCAGAGGGCGCTCGCATATCCCGATTTCAAAAAGTCCAGATGTGACCCATTCCTGAATTTTGGTCGAATACTGGGACTGAAACGAGATGTTCATATCAGGTCGGTCTTTGGCGAATTTTGCGATGACCGCTGGAATAAAGCCAAATGACATCGAGTGTTGCGACGCGACTTGGAGCTGACCCGCTTGCTTGTTTTGCAAATCAACGACTGTTTGGGTGACGTGGTCGAGGCCGCGCACGACGGTATCGATTTCGCGGAAGAGCATCGCCGCTTCGGGCGTTTGTACAAGGCGGCCATGTACACGCTCAAAAAGTGGCAGGCCTGTTTGGCGCTCGAGCTGAGCTAAGAGATTCGAAATTCCTGGCTGAGAAATCCCAAGTGCTTCGGCGGCGCCTGTTACGGTCCCGCTTTCGACGATGGCATGGAAGGCTTGAAGTTGTCTGAATCTAAGGCGCATGCAAATACAGTATAATAAAAAGTTATGTGAAGGCTATTTAATTGTATTTGAAATGATGCAGGGGACTCCGCATGCTAAATCCAGCGATAGGGGAACGCGTAATGAAGTCAGAGCACATTGTGATTGTCGGAGCTGGGATCGTTGGCGCTGCCAGTGCGATATGGCTGCGGCGCGCAGGCAAGGAAGTTACGCTGATTGATAAGGGCGAGCCAGGAATGGGAGCGTCTTATGGCAACGGCTGTATTTTGGCCAGTTCCTCTGTTGTGCCTGTTACAGGGCCGGGTTTGCTCCGCAAGGCGCCAGCTTATCTGGCCGATCCGAATTTTCCATTGTTCATGCGTTGGAGCTACCTCCCAAAACTTGTGCCTTGGCTTGTGCGTTATATGAGCCATGCGAATGCTGGCGATACGCGTCGGATCAGCCAAGGTTTGACCACTATTGTCGGGGACAGCCTTGAGCAACATCAGGCCCTGACGCATGGGACAGACGCCTCCAAATGGGTGTGCGAGTCCGACTATTCCTTTGTTTATAAAGACCGTGCAGCCTTTGACGCAGATGCCTTTAGCTGGAAGCTGCGCGCCGAGGCGGGCTTTGTGCCTGAGCTTGTGGAGGGGGACGAAGTCCATGAGCGGGAACCAATCCTGAGCGAAGCGGCGGGACTTCTTGCTGTCATGAAAAATCATGGGTTCATTCTCAACCCCGGCTCATATGTGAAAGATCTCGTGGCGCTTCTGGAGCAGCTGGGCGGGCGCTTTGTGCAGGCCGAAGTGAAAGATTTTGATGTGAGCGGTGGCGCGGTGTCAGCTGTAGAAACAACCGAGGGACGCTTTGAATGTGACAAGGCTGTGATCGCTTCGGGTGTCTGGTCCAAGCCGTTGATGGGCAAGCTTGGTATCAGCGTGCCGCTTGAGGCCGAGCGGGGATATCACATTGTTTACAAAGGGCCGAGCGAAGTCCCAAACAACCCGATGATGTTGGCTGAGGGCAAATTTGTTGCAACAGCTATGAATCAGGGGCTACGCTGCGCTGGCATCGTTGAATTTGGCGGGCTGACAGAGGAGCGTTCCAAAGCGCCTCTCGCTCTGCTGCGCAAAAAAGTGAAAGCGTTTTTTCCAAGGCTTGAAGCCGACGGAGAAGAAGAGTGGCTTGGCTTTCGACCTGCCCCTACCGACAGCTTGCCGCTGATTGGTGAGGTTGGAACGAGCGGTGTTTTTGCCGCGTTTGGCCATCACCACATTGGCCTGACAGGTGGGCCAAAGACGGGTCGGCTTGTGGCTGACATGATTACGGGGCAGCATTCTAACAATGATATGCGCCCCTTTCAGCCTATGCGCTTTGCTAAGGGCTAAACAAACCAAGAAACTGAAGAAACCAAAGGGAGAAAAGACAATGAAGACACTGACACATAAATTGAGCACTGCTGCGGCGAGTGTTGCTTTGGCGATTGCGGCGAATGCTGCTTCGGCAGAAAAGTGGGATATGCCAATGGCGTATGCCGCGAGCAACTTCCACTCTGAAATGGGCGTCGTGTTTGCTGATAAAGTACGAGAGTACACGGGCGGCGAGATCGACATTACGGTTCATCCAGGCGGCTCACTGTTTAAGGGCGGCGAAATCAAACGCGCAGTCCAGACAGGGCAAGCGCCAATCGGCGAACGCTTTATGAGTGCTCACGCGAACGAAGCACCGCTTTTGGGCTGGGACAACGTGCCGTTTATTGCCACAAACTACGCGGACAACGAAAAGCTCTGGGCGGCCGCGAAAGACAAAGTAAACGGGCAGCTTGCGGAGCAAAACCTTGTCACGCTTTATACCTGTGCATGGCCGGGGCAGGGCTTTTACTTCAAGAAGCCAGTGGCGTCTTCTGCCGATACGCAGGGCGTAAAATTCCGCTCTTATAACACAGCGACAGCGACATTTGCCGAAGAGCTCGGAATGATTCCTGTTCAGGTTGAAGCTGCAGAACTGAGCCAAGCTTTGGCGACTGGTGTTGCCGAGGCGTTCATTTCGTCAGGTTCGACAGGCTATGACCGCAAAGTCTGGGAAACGCTGACCCACTACTACAAAGTCAACGCCTGGCACCCACGTAACTATGTGATGGTAAACAAAGGTGTTTGGGATGGGCTGAGCGCAGATATGCAGGCCTCTGTTCAAAAAGCGGCGGACGAAACCGGCGTGGCCTGTAATGCCAAATCTGCAAGTCTGGCGGACTGGTATTTTGAACAGCTCGAAGCCAATGGCATGGTCGTTGAAGATGCTGCGCCTGAGTTCCTCGCGGAGCTTCAAAAAATTGGCGCGAAGATGCAAAGTGACTGGGTGGCCGAAGCGGGTGCTGATGCCCAAGCCATTCTCGATGCATATAACGCAAACTAAAAACGTAAGCTAAGCTTGGGTGGCCTCATCGTACGCAGTGCGGTGAGGCTGCTAAACCTTATAAATAAATAAAAAAGGGGGAGGGTCATGAGAGATTGGCAAGCGTTTCTGGGGCTGCCTTTATGGGTCTGGCTCTTTGTTTTTCCGACAGTTTTGGCGCTCTATTGCTTGTGGAAAGGCCCGTCTGCGGCGCGGATGTTGCAGCCTTTGTGGCGCGTGCTAGATAAAATTTACGCGTTCGCGGGCGCTGTGGCTGCTGTCTTTATGGTGGCCATCCTTTTGCTGATCATTGGTCAGATGGTTGCCCGATGGTCCAATGTTACCTTCCCAGGATCAACGGAATATGCAGGCTACGCCATGGCCGCGACCTCGTTTTTTGCGCTTGCTTATACGCTGACGCAAGGTGCGCACATCAGGGTTTCGATTTTTCTCAACCTCAATGCGTTTACCAAATTCTGGCTTGATGCGCTTGCGATGTGGATTGCTGCGGTGACGGCAACATATTTTGCGCGCTATGCCATCAAGACCAACATTATGTCTGAGATGTTGAATGACCGCACACAGGGGCAGGACTTTACGCCCGAGTGGCTGATCACGTTCTTCTCGATGTTTGCGACCTCGCCGCTGAAGTGGGGCGAGCTTTGGGCGAACTCAGCTGAGGGCTGGGTTTACACGCCTGTCTGGCTGCCACAGTTGCCGATGTCGATCGGAACCGTGCTTTTGGCGGTTGCGATCTGGGACTATCTCACACGCCTGCTTTGCTATCGCGAAACACAAATTCATGGAGAGGTTCTAGAATGAGCGAACTTTACGCCACAGTTATTTTCCTCTTCGTTCTCTTTGCGCTTTTGGGGGGCTCTGTCTGGATCGGGCTTGCTCTTATGGGTGTCGCTTGGGTTGGCATGGAGCTGTTCACAATGCGCCCCGCAGGCGACGCGATGATCACAACGATCTGGTCGGGTGCTTCAAGCTGGACGCTTACGGCGCTGCCGCTCTTTATTTGGATGGGCGAAATCCTGTATCGAACACGATTATCCGAGGACATGTTCCGAGGGCTTGCGCCTTGGATGCGCTATTTGCCAGGGGGACTGCTGCATACGAATATCGCAGGCTGCACCATTTTTGCGGCTGTCTCGGGCTCTTCGGCTGCAACGCTCAATATGGTTGGCAAGATGTCGATCCCCGAGTTGCGCGAGCGCGGCTACCCTGAGTTCATGATTATTGGGACGCTTGCGGGCGCTGCCACCTTGGGGCTGATGATCCCGCCGTCTCTCACGCTGATTGTTTATGGCGTGACGATCAATGAAAGCATCACCAAGCTGTTTATGGCAGGTGTCTTTCCTGGTCTGGTTTTGGCAGGGCTTTTTATGCTCTACATCATTGCTTGGCACTATCTTTACCCAGACCAGCGCCCAGAGCCTGAACCCAAGATGTCTTTCTCAAAGCGTATGGCGGAGAGCCGCTTTCTGCTGCCGCTTTTCGGGCTTGTGTTTATTGTCATCGGCTCGATGTATTCTGGCTATGCCACAGCAACGGAAGCCGCCGCTGTGGGGGTCTTTGGGGCTTTGGTCTTGTCGGCTGTGCAGGGCTCGCTTGATTGGAACACCTTTAAGCAGGCGCTCATGGGGGCAACCAAGACCTCGGCGATGATTGCCTTCATCCTGATGGGCGCAGCGTTCTTGTCGCTGTCTATGGGCTTCACGGGCCTGCCGCGTGCGCTTGCGGGGTTGATTGACAGCTACAATCTTTCGCCGGTTGCGCTGATTGCTGTCTTGACGCTGTTCTATTTGGTGCTTGGCATGTTCATGGACGGGCTGTCCTCGGTGGTTTTGACCATGGCGATTGTCGAGCCGATGATCCGAGCAGCGGGGATTGATGTGATCTGGTTTGGGATCTTCCTCGTGGTGGTGATCGAGACGGCGCAGGTTACGCCGCCGATTGGATTTAATCTGTTCGTTTTGCAAGGCATGACGCGCCATGAGATCAGCTATATCGCCAAAACGGCCATTCCGATGGTTGGCCTCATGCTTTTGATGGTTGTGATCCTTGTTATCTTCCCCGAGTTGGCGACGTGGTTGCCTGACAATATCCGTCAGGGTGCTTCGGGCTAGCGATGCTCGTGGCACTTGGCTTTGTGGCCAAGCACGGGCGCTGGGCGTTGGTGCTTGGTCTTTTGGGTGGGCTAGTGTTGCCCGAGCTTGCACAGGCTTTAAAGCCATGGCTGGCTGAGCTTGTGTTGTTGCTTTTGTTTTTGACAGGGTTGCGTGTTGGCCATCGTGACGCGCTGTTGGGGCTAAAAGGAGTGCGCCGTACGCTTGCGGTTGTGTTGAGTTATCAACTTGCTCTGCCTTTGCTCGCGCTTGCGGGGTTTTGGCTTTTTGGCCTCGCGGGCTCACCCTACGCTATCGCCTTTACATTGATGCTTGCGGCGCCCTCCGTGACGGGGAGCCCGAATATTTCGATCTTGCTTGGCCACGCGCCTGAGCCTGCGTTTCGCCTCCTTATTCTGGGGACCGCGCTGTTGCCGCTGACGGTTATTCCTGTGTTTTGGTTCAGTCCTGAGTTGGGTGATCTGAATGCAGCGCTTTTGGCCTCTGGCAAGTTGCTCCTATCAATTTGGGCTGCCATAGGACTGGCTTTTCTAACACGTCATATCGCTTTGCCCGAGCTAGAAGGAGAGCGCCGCGCCGCTCTTGACGGGGTTATGTCTATCGCGCTTGCGGTTATTGTGATCGGCTTGATGAGTGCTTTGGGGCCTGCGATCAAGGCCATTCCTTTGGAAGTCGGCAAGTGGCTCGCACTCGTGCTCGTGGTGAACTTTGGGTTGCAGGCCTCTGCCTATCTTTTGTTGGGCCAGAACATGGTAGAGGAAGAGGTCGTGCCCTTTTCGATTGTGGCAGGAAACCGCAATGTCGCTTTGTTTTTCGTCGCTTTGCCCGTCACGCAGTCCCCTGAATTTTTGATATTTTTGGGGTGCTATCAGATCCCGATGTATCTCACTGTAATCTTGATGCGGCCCCTGTTTGGCAGGCCGTCAACAGAGTGTTGACGGGTTCGATTTGGGGCTGACACAGGCGGTTTGCTGTGCTTTCAGAGAATAGAATGGGACAGTGGGGGGCTTATGCGCGTTGAATTGAGCGATATTAATGCTGCGCAGCGCGTTATAGCGGGGCTGGCGGATGCTACACCGATGATCCTGTCGCCCTATATGAGCGCGGCCGCTGGTCAGCCGTTTTATTACAAATGCGAGATGATGCAGCCGATCGGGGCGTTCAAGCTACGCGGGGCGATGAATGCTGTTGCGAACCTACCCAAAGGGACGCGCGGTGTAACGTGCTGTTCTACAGGCAACCATGGACGCGGAGTGGCTTATGCCGCTGCCAAGGCGGGGGTACGCGCGGTCATTTGCATGTCGGAGCTTGTGCCTGATGCGAAGGTCGAGGGCATTCGTGCCTTGGGTGCAGAGGTCCGTATCATTGGGCGCTCACAAGATGAGGCGCAGGTTGAAGCGTTGCGGTTGGTGGCTGAAGAGGGGCTGGTCGAAATTTCGCCATTTGACGACGGCTACGTGATTGCAGGGCAGGGCACCATCGGGATTGAAATGCTTGAAACCGTTCCCGAGCTTGAAGCGATATATGTGCCTTTGTCTGGAGGTGGCTTGGCTGCGGGCGTGGCGACGGCTGCCAAGGCGCTCAAGCCTGACATCAAGATATACGGCATTAGTATGGAGCGTGGGGCTGCGATGTATGAGAGCCTCAGAGCAGGCGCTCCTCTGGAAGTTGAAGAAGTGCCGAGTCTTGCTGATAGCCTTGGAGGAGGCATCGGGCTTGAAAACCAGTTGAGCTTTGCAGCCTGCAAAGAGTTGCTCGACGATGTGCTTCTGGTGACTGAGGACGAAATCTACCACGCGATGCAAGTGTTGTTCTATGAGGATCGGCTCATTGCGGAAGGCGCATGTGTTGTCGCGATCGCTGCGATGTTGGCCGGCAAGCTGCCCAAGCCTCGTGGGCCTGTCGCGACGATCCTAACTGGGCGTAACGCTGACATGAAGCAAAGTGCACGAATTTACGCGGGGCAAAGCGTACAGCTCGGCGAACGAGAGATCAAAGGGAGGCCATATGGCACATGACGTTTCTATCGTGACCGAAGCGGAACTGCGTGGTCTGGTTTCGCTCAATGGCGAACTGATCGAAGTTATCGAAAGTGGTTTTGCGGCGCTGGCAAAAGGCAAGGTGACCATGCCGCCGATCTTGTCGATGGAGCTTGAGAAGGCCAACGGCGAGGTCGATGTGAAGACCGCCTATATCGAAGGCTTTGATGGCTTTGCGATCAAGGTGAGCCCTGGATTTTTTGACAACCCCAAGCTTGGTTTGGCGAGTCTCAACGGGCTGATGATCTTTATGTCAGCAAAAACGGGTCTGGTGCAGGCCGTGTTTTTGGACAACGGCTATTTGACCGATCTGCGCACAGCCGCGGCGGGCGCTGTTGCCGCCAAGCACCTTGCGCCAAAAGAGGTCCGTGTTGCAGGTGTGATAGGCACGGGTGTGCAGGCGCGCCTCCAGATGCAGGCCGCACATTTGGTACGCCCGTTTGAGCGGCTCTTGGTCTTTGGGCGCGATATGCAAAAGGCGGCGCGCTGTGCTGCGGATCTGAGTGAAACGCTTGGCATTGATTGCGAAATGACGACGGATGCTGCGGATCTTGTTGCGCAGAGTCAGCTTGTCGTGACGACAACGCCTGCGCGCGAGCCTGTTATCAAGGCTGAGTGGTTGCACAAGGGCCTCCATATCACTGCGATGGGTGCGGATCAGGCAGGCAAAAACGAGATTGACGCCAACGCGCTTGCCAAGGCCGATCACTATGTGGCCGACAATGGCAGTCAATGCATGGTTTCAGGCGAGCTTGAGGCGGCCTTGGCAGCAGGGGTTTGGCCTGAAGGCAAGATGCCGACAGAGCTTGGAGACGTTGTTATTGGAAAGGCTGAGGGACGACGGAGCGAAGCGGATATCACCATCTGCGACCTAACGGGGACAGGTGCTCAGGACACGGCGATTGCCACTTATGTGGCGCAGATTATGGACGGTGTTGGCACGAAAATCAGTACTTAGGGATTTTTGCTCTGGAAATGCGCGCATTCATTTGGCACACAGGTGCTGCGCATTAACCCAACCATCTGCACGCTGAGCTCCGGCATAAAGGTGAGATGCCAACCATAGGAGCATTTTCACATGCTTAAGAACGACCACCTCGAAGCGTGGGACCGCGAGAATTTTTTCCATCCGTCAACACATTTGGCCGAGTTTGCTCGTGGCGTGACGCCTCAGCGGATCATCACGGGAGCCAAGGGCTGCCATATCGAAGACCGCGACGGCAACCGTCTGCTCGACGCCTTTGCGGGGCTTTACTGCGTCAATGTCGGCTATGGGCGTCAAGAAATCGCCGAAGCGATTGCAGCGCAAGCAAAGGAGCTGGCATATTATCACTCCTACGTGGGCCATGGAACCGAGGCGAGCATCACGCTGGCCAAGATGATCCTTGATCGTGCGCCTGAGCACATGAGCAAAGTCTACTTTGGTCTTGGCGGCTCTGACGCCAACGAAACCAACGTCAAACTGATCTGGTATTACAATAATATTCTAGGCCGTCCCGAGAAGAAAAAGATCATCAGCCGTTGGCGCGGATATCACGGGTCTGGGCTTGTGACGGGCTCGCTTACGGGGCTTGAGTTGTTTCACAAGAAGTTTGATCTGCCACTTGCGCAAGTGGTGCACACTGAAGCGCCCTATTATTTCCGCCGTGACAATCTGGAGCAAACTGAAGCTGAGTTTGTTGCGCATTGCGTCGCCGAACTGGAAGCCCTGATTGCGCGTGAAGGTGCTGACACGATCGCGGCGTTTATCGGTGAGCCTGTGCTCGGCACGGGGGGCATTGTGCCACCGCCTGAAGGCTACTGGGCGGCTATTCAGGAGGTTCTTGAGCGCCATGATATTCTGTTGGTGGCGGATGAAGTTGTCACAGGCTTTGGCCGTCTCGGAACGATGTTTGGCTCTGAACACTACGGGATGAAGCCTGATCTCATCACTATCGCCAAAGGCCTCACCTCGGCCTACGCGCCGCTTTCGGGCTCGATTGTGAGCAAGAAAATGTGGGCTGTGTTGGAGCAGGGCACAGACGAAAACGGACCCATCGGCCATGGCTGGACCTATTCTGCGCACCCTATTGGGGCGGCGGCGGGCGTTGCCAATCTCAAGCTTCTGGACGAGCTGAAGCTCATGGAAAATGCAGGCGAAACGGGCGCCTATCTGAACGCGGCCATGGCTGATGCGCTGGGCGATCATGCGCATGTGGGCGAAGTTCGCGGCGAGGGGATGCTCTGTGCTGTTGAATTTGTAAAGGCGCGCGATGGGCGGGTTTATTTTGAGGCGTCTGAGA
This genomic window from Lentibacter algarum contains:
- a CDS encoding FAD-binding oxidoreductase — encoded protein: MKSEHIVIVGAGIVGAASAIWLRRAGKEVTLIDKGEPGMGASYGNGCILASSSVVPVTGPGLLRKAPAYLADPNFPLFMRWSYLPKLVPWLVRYMSHANAGDTRRISQGLTTIVGDSLEQHQALTHGTDASKWVCESDYSFVYKDRAAFDADAFSWKLRAEAGFVPELVEGDEVHEREPILSEAAGLLAVMKNHGFILNPGSYVKDLVALLEQLGGRFVQAEVKDFDVSGGAVSAVETTEGRFECDKAVIASGVWSKPLMGKLGISVPLEAERGYHIVYKGPSEVPNNPMMLAEGKFVATAMNQGLRCAGIVEFGGLTEERSKAPLALLRKKVKAFFPRLEADGEEEWLGFRPAPTDSLPLIGEVGTSGVFAAFGHHHIGLTGGPKTGRLVADMITGQHSNNDMRPFQPMRFAKG
- a CDS encoding TRAP transporter substrate-binding protein, with the translated sequence MKTLTHKLSTAAASVALAIAANAASAEKWDMPMAYAASNFHSEMGVVFADKVREYTGGEIDITVHPGGSLFKGGEIKRAVQTGQAPIGERFMSAHANEAPLLGWDNVPFIATNYADNEKLWAAAKDKVNGQLAEQNLVTLYTCAWPGQGFYFKKPVASSADTQGVKFRSYNTATATFAEELGMIPVQVEAAELSQALATGVAEAFISSGSTGYDRKVWETLTHYYKVNAWHPRNYVMVNKGVWDGLSADMQASVQKAADETGVACNAKSASLADWYFEQLEANGMVVEDAAPEFLAELQKIGAKMQSDWVAEAGADAQAILDAYNAN
- a CDS encoding TRAP transporter small permease subunit encodes the protein MRDWQAFLGLPLWVWLFVFPTVLALYCLWKGPSAARMLQPLWRVLDKIYAFAGAVAAVFMVAILLLIIGQMVARWSNVTFPGSTEYAGYAMAATSFFALAYTLTQGAHIRVSIFLNLNAFTKFWLDALAMWIAAVTATYFARYAIKTNIMSEMLNDRTQGQDFTPEWLITFFSMFATSPLKWGELWANSAEGWVYTPVWLPQLPMSIGTVLLAVAIWDYLTRLLCYRETQIHGEVLE
- a CDS encoding TRAP transporter large permease subunit, which codes for MSELYATVIFLFVLFALLGGSVWIGLALMGVAWVGMELFTMRPAGDAMITTIWSGASSWTLTALPLFIWMGEILYRTRLSEDMFRGLAPWMRYLPGGLLHTNIAGCTIFAAVSGSSAATLNMVGKMSIPELRERGYPEFMIIGTLAGAATLGLMIPPSLTLIVYGVTINESITKLFMAGVFPGLVLAGLFMLYIIAWHYLYPDQRPEPEPKMSFSKRMAESRFLLPLFGLVFIVIGSMYSGYATATEAAAVGVFGALVLSAVQGSLDWNTFKQALMGATKTSAMIAFILMGAAFLSLSMGFTGLPRALAGLIDSYNLSPVALIAVLTLFYLVLGMFMDGLSSVVLTMAIVEPMIRAAGIDVIWFGIFLVVVIETAQVTPPIGFNLFVLQGMTRHEISYIAKTAIPMVGLMLLMVVILVIFPELATWLPDNIRQGASG
- the eutB gene encoding hydroxyectoine utilization dehydratase EutB, with protein sequence MRVELSDINAAQRVIAGLADATPMILSPYMSAAAGQPFYYKCEMMQPIGAFKLRGAMNAVANLPKGTRGVTCCSTGNHGRGVAYAAAKAGVRAVICMSELVPDAKVEGIRALGAEVRIIGRSQDEAQVEALRLVAEEGLVEISPFDDGYVIAGQGTIGIEMLETVPELEAIYVPLSGGGLAAGVATAAKALKPDIKIYGISMERGAAMYESLRAGAPLEVEEVPSLADSLGGGIGLENQLSFAACKELLDDVLLVTEDEIYHAMQVLFYEDRLIAEGACVVAIAAMLAGKLPKPRGPVATILTGRNADMKQSARIYAGQSVQLGEREIKGRPYGT